In one window of Mesorhizobium sp. B2-1-1 DNA:
- a CDS encoding chloride channel protein: MLTKNQSPRNQPQVYARRLRAVLINSIPLLEARGIAVVVLAGIVGVMAGILVTAMSQIVQDLHGLLFGVQAGGRLSGMFSLAHPMQALIPAIGGILLGLTVIWLRKRRFRTPVDPIEANALYGGRMSLTDTFIIAGQTMLSSGFGASVGLEAGYTQVGSGLASRLARLFKLRRNDVRILVGCGAAGAIAAAFDAPLTGAFYGFELVIGIYSVANVVPVMTAAISASLTAEMFGGVPFPLELAGLPALTASQYVPFLLLGLLGGAASIAIMHLVTLVERAFAKLSVDASLRPVIGGVIVGLLGLVTPQVLSSGHGALHREFAMNYGLSVVASVFVLKLAASAISLGSGFRGGLFFASLFLGALLGKAFADVMAFISPSTGIDPAVAAVVGMTSLAVGVVGGPLTMTFLALESTRDLTLTGVVLAASIMAAILVRETFGYSFSTWRFHLRGETIRSAHDVGWMRSLTVGSMMRKDIKTINADTTLAAFRKQVPLGSAQRVIAVDAGDQYVGVLIVAELHSDLSDGETAVRDLAQYKDAVLVPSMNVQSAAETFQRAGAEELAVVEDFTDHIVLGLLTEGHLMRRYAEELEKARRDLSGEG, encoded by the coding sequence GTGCTTACCAAAAACCAATCGCCCAGGAATCAACCGCAAGTCTACGCCCGCCGGCTGCGCGCGGTGCTCATCAATTCGATCCCGCTGCTCGAAGCGCGAGGCATAGCGGTTGTCGTCCTTGCCGGCATCGTCGGCGTGATGGCGGGCATACTGGTCACCGCGATGAGCCAGATCGTGCAGGACCTGCACGGGCTGCTGTTCGGCGTGCAGGCCGGCGGCCGGCTTTCCGGCATGTTCTCTCTCGCCCACCCCATGCAAGCCCTGATCCCGGCGATCGGCGGCATCCTGCTCGGGCTGACGGTGATCTGGCTGAGAAAGCGGAGATTTCGCACGCCTGTCGACCCGATCGAGGCCAACGCGCTCTATGGCGGTCGCATGTCGCTGACCGATACGTTCATCATCGCCGGCCAGACCATGCTCTCCAGCGGTTTCGGCGCCTCTGTCGGGCTGGAGGCCGGCTACACGCAGGTCGGTTCCGGCCTGGCTTCGCGGCTGGCGCGGCTGTTCAAGCTACGCCGCAACGATGTCCGCATCCTGGTCGGCTGCGGCGCCGCCGGCGCCATCGCGGCGGCTTTCGATGCGCCGCTGACCGGCGCTTTCTATGGTTTCGAACTCGTTATCGGCATCTATTCGGTCGCCAATGTGGTGCCTGTCATGACCGCGGCGATCTCCGCCTCGCTCACCGCCGAGATGTTCGGCGGCGTGCCGTTCCCGCTGGAGCTTGCGGGCCTGCCGGCACTCACGGCCAGCCAGTACGTGCCCTTCCTGCTGCTTGGACTGCTTGGCGGGGCCGCCTCGATCGCCATCATGCATCTGGTGACGCTGGTCGAGCGCGCCTTTGCCAAACTGTCGGTCGATGCGTCGCTGCGTCCCGTCATCGGCGGCGTCATCGTCGGCCTGCTTGGGCTGGTCACGCCACAGGTGCTGTCGAGCGGCCACGGCGCGCTGCATCGCGAATTCGCCATGAACTATGGGCTGAGCGTGGTGGCCAGCGTCTTCGTGCTGAAGCTGGCGGCTTCCGCGATCTCGCTGGGTTCGGGGTTTCGCGGCGGACTGTTCTTCGCTTCTCTGTTTCTTGGCGCCCTGCTCGGCAAGGCATTCGCCGATGTGATGGCTTTCATCTCGCCGTCGACCGGCATCGATCCCGCCGTCGCTGCCGTTGTCGGCATGACATCGCTGGCGGTCGGCGTCGTCGGCGGGCCGCTGACGATGACGTTCCTGGCGCTGGAATCGACCCGCGACCTGACGCTAACCGGCGTCGTCCTGGCGGCCTCGATCATGGCGGCGATCCTGGTGCGCGAGACCTTCGGCTACTCCTTCTCGACGTGGCGCTTTCATCTGCGCGGCGAAACGATCCGCAGCGCCCATGACGTCGGCTGGATGCGCAGCCTGACCGTCGGCTCGATGATGCGCAAGGACATCAAGACCATCAATGCCGACACGACGCTTGCGGCCTTCCGCAAGCAGGTACCGCTGGGCTCGGCCCAGCGCGTCATCGCCGTCGACGCGGGTGACCAGTATGTCGGCGTGCTGATCGTTGCCGAACTGCACAGCGACCTGTCCGACGGCGAGACGGCGGTGCGCGATCTGGCGCAATACAAGGATGCCGTCCTGGTGCCGAGCATGAACGTGCAGTCGGCCGCCGAGACCTTCCAGCGGGCCGGCGCCGAGGAGTTGGCCGTGGTCGAGGATTTCACCGACCACATCGTGCTCGGACTGCTGACCGAGGGCCATCTGATGCGGCGCTATGCCGAGGAGCTGGAAAAAGCGCGCCGGGACTTGTCGGGCGAAGGGTAG
- a CDS encoding DUF4336 domain-containing protein, giving the protein MADRTPYPPLNTLKLVSKDIWIVDGPVIRFGMPWPKMRFPTRMTVIRVNDGDLFVHSPTLLTESLEAEIAGLGKVRYIIGPNRIHYWWIPMWRRAFADAGIWLAPRIREQAGDRIDFEANELGAESGYPWDDDLKSLPVEGSFMTEMVFFHSVSRTLILTDLIENFEPRKLGWPWRWLARAAGVVDPDGKTPRDLRLTFPRGQLKAAVEKMIEWNPERVIMAHGRWYEHDGVAELKRAFRWLGPL; this is encoded by the coding sequence ATGGCCGACCGCACACCATATCCGCCGCTCAACACGTTAAAGCTGGTTTCGAAGGACATCTGGATCGTGGATGGCCCGGTCATCCGCTTCGGCATGCCTTGGCCGAAAATGCGGTTTCCGACGCGGATGACCGTCATCCGCGTCAACGATGGCGATTTGTTCGTCCATTCACCCACCTTGCTGACAGAGAGCCTCGAGGCCGAGATCGCTGGATTGGGCAAGGTCCGCTACATCATCGGGCCGAACCGGATCCACTATTGGTGGATTCCGATGTGGCGCAGGGCCTTTGCGGATGCGGGCATCTGGCTGGCACCGCGGATTCGCGAGCAGGCGGGCGACAGGATCGATTTCGAGGCGAACGAGCTTGGTGCCGAGAGCGGCTACCCGTGGGACGATGACCTCAAGTCGCTGCCGGTGGAAGGCAGCTTCATGACAGAGATGGTTTTCTTCCATTCCGTCAGCCGAACATTGATCCTGACAGACCTGATCGAGAACTTCGAACCGCGGAAGCTGGGCTGGCCGTGGCGCTGGCTTGCCAGGGCGGCTGGTGTCGTTGATCCGGATGGCAAGACGCCGCGCGATTTGCGATTGACCTTCCCCAGGGGGCAACTCAAGGCGGCAGTCGAAAAGATGATAGAATGGAATCCGGAACGCGTGATCATGGCGCACGGCCGTTGGTACGAACACGATGGCGTCGCCGAACTGAAGCGCGCGTTCCGCTGGCTGGGTCCGCTCTAA
- a CDS encoding MFS transporter — translation MIDEKPESESVSALAPFRHGIFRAVWSASLVSNFGGLIQGVGAAWMMTTIATSPYQVALVQASTTLPIMLFALVAGAIADSFDRRKVMLVAQTFMLVVSVLLTLFTYSGLMTPWTLLAFTFLIDSGTALNSPSWQASVGDIVPRNKVPAAVALNSMGFNLTRSVGPAIGGIIVAAAGAAAAFAANAVSYIGLIVVLARWKPQVQPSTLPRESLGAAMGAGLRYVAMSPNIGKVLVRGSAFGFSAGAVLALLPLVARDVVKGDALTYGIMLGAFGIGAVGGALISVRLRQLLSSETMVRSAFAGFAVCAFNAAVSHNAWQTSLGLLVGGACWVIALSHFNVTVQMATPRWVVGRVLSVYQTATFGGIALGSWIWGIVADAHGAGTALIAAAIAMLAGGAIGLVLPLPQQQVLNLDPLNRFKEPHLALDLKPRSGPIAIMIEYIIRDEDVPEFLATMAERGRIRRRDGARNWTLARDLENPAIWIEHYHTPTWLEYVRHNGRITQADAMVGERLRALHSGDEPPRVRRVIERPTTAGTALVMAKGPIEH, via the coding sequence ATGATTGACGAAAAGCCGGAGAGCGAGAGCGTTTCGGCGCTGGCGCCGTTCCGGCACGGCATCTTCCGCGCCGTGTGGTCGGCCAGCCTCGTGTCGAATTTCGGCGGCCTCATCCAGGGCGTCGGCGCCGCCTGGATGATGACCACGATCGCCACCTCGCCCTATCAGGTCGCGCTGGTGCAGGCCTCGACCACCTTGCCGATCATGCTGTTCGCGCTCGTCGCCGGCGCCATCGCCGACAGCTTCGACCGGCGCAAGGTTATGCTGGTCGCCCAGACCTTCATGCTGGTCGTCTCGGTGCTTCTGACCCTGTTCACCTATTCCGGCCTGATGACGCCGTGGACGCTGCTTGCCTTCACCTTCCTGATCGACAGCGGCACGGCCCTGAACAGCCCGTCCTGGCAAGCCTCCGTCGGCGACATCGTGCCCCGCAACAAGGTGCCGGCCGCCGTCGCGTTGAACTCGATGGGCTTCAACCTGACCCGCAGCGTCGGTCCGGCGATCGGCGGCATCATCGTCGCCGCAGCCGGGGCGGCGGCCGCCTTCGCGGCCAACGCGGTGAGCTATATCGGTCTCATCGTCGTGCTGGCGCGCTGGAAGCCGCAGGTTCAGCCATCGACGCTGCCGCGCGAATCGCTTGGCGCGGCCATGGGCGCAGGCCTGCGCTATGTCGCCATGTCGCCCAACATCGGCAAGGTGCTGGTCAGGGGCTCCGCCTTCGGCTTCAGCGCCGGCGCGGTGCTGGCGCTCCTGCCGCTGGTGGCGCGCGACGTCGTCAAGGGCGATGCCTTGACCTATGGCATCATGCTGGGCGCCTTCGGCATCGGCGCGGTCGGCGGCGCGCTGATCAGCGTGCGGCTGCGCCAGCTTTTGTCCAGCGAGACCATGGTGCGCTCGGCCTTCGCCGGCTTCGCCGTCTGCGCCTTCAATGCCGCCGTCAGCCACAACGCCTGGCAGACATCGCTCGGCCTGCTGGTCGGCGGCGCGTGCTGGGTGATCGCGCTTTCGCACTTCAACGTCACCGTGCAGATGGCAACGCCGCGCTGGGTCGTCGGCCGGGTGCTGTCGGTCTATCAGACCGCGACCTTCGGCGGCATCGCGCTCGGCAGCTGGATCTGGGGCATCGTCGCCGACGCGCATGGCGCCGGGACAGCGCTGATCGCGGCGGCCATCGCCATGCTGGCTGGCGGCGCCATCGGCCTCGTGCTGCCGCTGCCGCAGCAGCAGGTGCTGAACCTCGATCCGCTCAACCGCTTCAAGGAGCCGCACCTCGCGCTCGACCTGAAGCCGCGCAGCGGCCCCATCGCCATCATGATCGAATACATCATCCGCGACGAGGACGTGCCGGAGTTCCTCGCCACCATGGCCGAGCGCGGCCGCATCCGCCGCCGCGACGGTGCCCGCAACTGGACGCTGGCGCGCGATCTCGAAAATCCGGCGATCTGGATCGAGCACTACCACACGCCGACCTGGCTCGAATATGTCAGGCACAACGGCCGCATCACCCAAGCCGACGCCATGGTCGGCGAGCGCCTGCGGGCACTGCACAGCGGCGACGAGCCGCCGCGGGTGCGCCGCGTGATCGAGCGCCCGACAACCGCGGGCACGGCGCTGGTCATGGCAAAGGGGCCGATCGAGCATTAG
- the fliQ gene encoding flagellar biosynthesis protein FliQ — MNEADALDIVQYAVWTVLTASAPVVLVAMAVGIGIALIQALTQVQEITLTFVPKIVAIMLVAALTGPFIGSQISAFTNVVFERIENGF, encoded by the coding sequence ATGAACGAGGCCGACGCACTCGACATCGTCCAGTACGCGGTGTGGACGGTGCTGACCGCATCCGCCCCGGTGGTGCTGGTCGCCATGGCGGTGGGTATCGGCATCGCCTTGATCCAGGCCCTGACGCAGGTCCAGGAGATCACCTTGACCTTCGTGCCGAAGATCGTCGCCATCATGCTCGTGGCGGCGCTGACCGGTCCCTTCATCGGCAGCCAGATATCGGCCTTCACCAACGTCGTCTTCGAGCGCATTGAAAACGGGTTCTAG
- the flgD gene encoding flagellar hook assembly protein FlgD, with protein sequence MTVDMTTTIPVSTNQASQQTSKTAVDYQSFLKLLIAEMKNQDPTKPMDSTQYVAQLATFSQVEQSVQTNTKLDQIMQSSALSQADALIGRSITSADGKTTGTVASVRLASSGLIAVLGNGTEIAVGPGVSVKAAS encoded by the coding sequence ATGACCGTGGACATGACGACGACGATACCGGTTAGCACCAATCAGGCCAGCCAGCAGACCTCAAAGACCGCTGTCGACTACCAGTCCTTCCTGAAGCTTCTGATCGCCGAGATGAAGAACCAGGATCCGACCAAGCCGATGGATTCGACACAGTACGTCGCCCAGCTCGCCACCTTCTCGCAGGTCGAGCAGTCTGTGCAGACCAATACCAAGCTGGACCAGATCATGCAGTCCTCGGCGCTGTCGCAGGCCGATGCGCTGATCGGGCGCTCGATAACGTCCGCCGACGGCAAGACGACGGGCACCGTCGCGTCCGTGCGCCTTGCCAGCAGCGGCCTCATCGCCGTGCTGGGCAACGGCACCGAGATCGCGGTCGGCCCCGGCGTCTCGGTCAAGGCGGCAAGCTGA
- the flbT gene encoding flagellar biosynthesis repressor FlbT — protein MTNTLKISLKPNEKIYINGAVVRVDRKVTVELMNDVQFLLESHVIQADDASTPLKQLYFILQVMLMNPAGAGEAREMFRRSLPLLLASFEDAEIGSALKQIDRMVGEDHIYEALKAIRSLYPLERRALGGNDDVPGASRPLAVGAR, from the coding sequence ATGACCAACACGCTGAAGATATCGCTGAAGCCGAACGAGAAGATCTACATCAACGGTGCCGTCGTCCGCGTCGACCGCAAGGTCACCGTCGAACTGATGAACGACGTGCAGTTCCTGCTCGAAAGCCATGTGATCCAGGCCGATGACGCCTCGACGCCGCTCAAGCAGCTGTATTTCATCCTCCAGGTGATGCTCATGAATCCGGCCGGCGCCGGCGAGGCGCGCGAAATGTTCCGCCGCTCCCTGCCGCTGCTGCTTGCGAGTTTCGAGGACGCCGAGATCGGCAGTGCGCTGAAACAGATCGACCGCATGGTCGGCGAGGACCACATCTACGAGGCGCTAAAGGCGATCCGGTCGCTCTATCCGCTCGAACGCCGCGCGCTGGGCGGCAATGACGACGTTCCGGGCGCCTCGCGTCCGCTGGCTGTGGGAGCACGCTGA
- the flaF gene encoding flagellar biosynthesis regulator FlaF: MYQFSYADIQSTSVADAKDRERELLTRSIDMLAAAAALGPASMEAVEALHFTNRVWTAFVEDLGSNDNALPKELRANLISIGLWLLREAEDIRQGRTQNFEGLIEVSQIIRDGIQ; the protein is encoded by the coding sequence ATGTACCAATTCTCCTACGCCGACATCCAGAGCACCTCTGTCGCCGATGCGAAGGACCGTGAACGGGAGCTGTTGACCCGCTCGATCGACATGCTGGCGGCGGCCGCCGCCCTTGGCCCCGCTTCGATGGAGGCAGTGGAGGCGCTGCATTTCACCAACCGCGTCTGGACCGCCTTTGTCGAGGATCTCGGCTCCAACGACAACGCGCTTCCCAAGGAACTGCGCGCCAACCTGATTTCGATCGGCCTTTGGCTGCTGCGCGAGGCGGAAGACATCCGCCAGGGCCGCACCCAGAATTTCGAGGGACTGATCGAGGTATCCCAGATCATCCGCGACGGCATTCAATGA
- a CDS encoding flagellar hook-associated family protein → MTSVSSAALSNAMRYQQMRMQAELVKATKESSTGRVADVGLALGGRTAQSVTFSRDLDRLNVIIDSNGLVAARLSSTQTSLGQLSSVAQTLLSSLTTSTSGDSSANLTQSAGKTAVQQLASILNTSVNGEYLFAGTNTDVKPINDFTAAGSPAKAAFDASFVANFGFTPDDPAAANITAAQMDDFITNDVEPQFFGSGWQANWSNATDQQIVSRIALNETTATSTSANSDGIKKLAMAAAMVSSLMSTNISQAAKDTIVGRSQSLVGEALSGIGQVQSETGIVQKRVSDAVDRMKTQVDLFERHILDLEAVDPAEAATRVADLTQHIETSFALTARLQQLSLLNYLT, encoded by the coding sequence ATGACCTCAGTCTCTTCGGCCGCTCTCTCGAACGCCATGCGCTATCAGCAGATGCGCATGCAGGCCGAGCTCGTCAAAGCCACGAAGGAGTCCTCGACCGGCAGGGTCGCCGATGTCGGCCTGGCGCTGGGCGGACGCACCGCTCAGTCCGTCACCTTCTCGCGCGATCTCGACCGGCTCAATGTCATTATCGATTCCAACGGCCTGGTGGCCGCCCGGCTCTCCTCGACGCAGACCTCGCTCGGCCAGCTCTCCAGCGTCGCGCAGACCTTGCTGTCGAGCCTGACCACCTCAACGTCGGGCGATTCTTCCGCCAACCTCACCCAGTCGGCCGGCAAGACGGCCGTCCAGCAGCTCGCCTCGATCCTCAACACCAGCGTCAACGGCGAGTATCTGTTTGCCGGCACCAACACCGACGTCAAGCCGATCAACGATTTCACAGCGGCCGGATCACCCGCCAAGGCTGCCTTCGACGCCTCCTTTGTCGCCAATTTCGGTTTCACGCCGGATGACCCCGCCGCGGCAAACATCACCGCGGCCCAGATGGACGATTTCATCACCAACGACGTCGAGCCGCAGTTCTTCGGTTCGGGCTGGCAGGCCAACTGGTCGAACGCCACCGACCAGCAGATCGTCAGCCGCATCGCGCTCAACGAAACCACCGCGACCTCGACCAGCGCCAACAGCGACGGTATCAAGAAGCTCGCCATGGCGGCGGCCATGGTCTCCAGCCTGATGTCGACCAACATCAGCCAGGCGGCGAAGGATACCATCGTCGGCCGCTCGCAGTCGCTGGTTGGCGAAGCGCTGAGCGGCATCGGCCAGGTTCAGTCCGAAACCGGCATCGTCCAGAAGCGCGTGTCCGACGCTGTCGACCGCATGAAGACACAGGTCGACCTGTTCGAGCGCCACATTCTCGATCTTGAAGCGGTCGACCCGGCCGAAGCCGCGACTCGCGTCGCCGACCTGACGCAGCACATCGAGACCTCCTTCGCATTGACGGCGCGGCTCCAGCAGCTCAGCCTGTTGAATTACCTGACCTGA
- the flgK gene encoding flagellar hook-associated protein FlgK yields the protein MSLSTALSIAQSALMNTARQTSVVSRNVADASNPDYTRRIAVVTSTAPGARSVDIQRVANDLLFRQNLSALSAYSGQNALYSGLDQLDVSVNGVDNASSPSTAIGNLQQALQLYATSPSNQNLGSSVIDAAKQVVRSLNEGSRAIQDFRTQTDGQIATAVDDLNSLLSQFQDANQAVISGTRSGTDVSDALDQRDALLKKISDYVPVSTFTRGDNDMVITTGDGTTLFETIPRTVSFAPSSGYSAGTVGNALYIDNVPISAGTGGNTSASGKLAGLLQLRDGVASTMQSQLDETARGLITAFAETAPSMPNAAGLFTWSGAPAVPAAGTLVNGLAGTISVNAAMDPSAGGNPALLRDGGANGAAYVVNTGGASYSSLLVAYGDRLDQPMTFDPAAGISATSSVADYAANSIGWLQGVRQQASTAADAKQALASRSAEALSNATGVNVDQEMSLLLDLEHTYQASARMMKTVDDMLAALLSAVG from the coding sequence ATGTCGCTTTCCACCGCATTGAGCATCGCCCAATCGGCGCTTATGAACACCGCTCGGCAGACCAGCGTTGTCTCGCGCAACGTCGCCGACGCTTCCAATCCGGACTATACGCGCCGTATCGCCGTCGTCACCAGCACGGCGCCGGGCGCGCGCTCGGTTGACATCCAGCGCGTAGCCAACGACCTGCTCTTCCGCCAGAATCTCAGCGCCCTGTCGGCATACAGCGGCCAGAACGCGCTCTATAGCGGCCTGGATCAGCTGGATGTTTCGGTCAATGGCGTCGACAATGCGTCCTCTCCCTCGACCGCGATCGGCAATTTGCAGCAGGCGCTGCAGCTCTATGCCACCTCGCCGTCCAACCAGAATCTCGGCTCCAGCGTTATCGACGCGGCTAAGCAGGTCGTGCGCTCCCTGAACGAAGGCTCCAGGGCCATTCAGGACTTTCGCACCCAGACCGACGGCCAGATCGCCACGGCGGTAGACGATCTTAACTCGCTGCTCAGCCAGTTCCAGGATGCCAACCAGGCTGTCATATCAGGCACGCGCTCCGGCACCGACGTGTCCGATGCGCTGGACCAGCGCGACGCGCTTTTGAAGAAGATCTCGGACTATGTTCCGGTCTCGACCTTCACGCGCGGCGACAATGACATGGTCATCACCACGGGTGACGGCACGACACTGTTCGAAACCATCCCGCGAACGGTCAGCTTCGCCCCATCCTCCGGCTACAGCGCCGGTACCGTCGGCAACGCACTCTACATCGATAACGTGCCGATCTCGGCGGGAACCGGCGGCAACACCAGCGCCAGCGGCAAGCTTGCCGGTTTGCTGCAATTGCGCGATGGCGTGGCCTCGACCATGCAGAGCCAGCTCGACGAGACCGCGCGCGGCCTGATCACGGCCTTCGCCGAGACCGCGCCGTCAATGCCCAACGCCGCCGGGCTGTTCACCTGGTCTGGCGCGCCGGCGGTGCCGGCCGCTGGCACGCTGGTCAATGGCCTTGCCGGCACGATCAGCGTCAATGCCGCCATGGATCCAAGCGCCGGCGGCAATCCGGCACTGCTGCGCGACGGCGGCGCCAACGGCGCGGCCTATGTCGTCAACACCGGCGGCGCCTCCTATTCCAGCCTTCTGGTCGCCTATGGCGACCGGCTCGATCAGCCGATGACATTCGACCCCGCCGCCGGGATTTCGGCGACGTCGAGCGTTGCCGATTATGCCGCCAATTCGATCGGGTGGCTCCAGGGCGTGCGCCAGCAGGCGTCGACCGCAGCCGACGCCAAGCAAGCTTTGGCATCGCGCAGCGCCGAGGCGCTGTCCAACGCCACCGGCGTCAATGTCGACCAGGAAATGTCGCTGCTTCTCGATCTCGAACATACCTATCAGGCATCGGCCCGAATGATGAAAACCGTCGACGACATGTTGGCGGCTCTGCTCAGCGCGGTGGGATAA
- a CDS encoding flagellar hook protein FlgE, which produces MSLYGMMRTGVSGMNAQANRLSTTADNIANSDTTGYKRSSAEFSTLVMPSTGGAYNSGGITTTIRQAVSDPGVLQYTTSVSDLAVSGDGFFVVQDPSGTPFLTRAGAFVPDGQGRLVNSAGFQLMAYSYENGVPAATVNGFEGLVPVVISDQGMTATPSTEGLYSGNLPAGATPVAAGNLPTTNAAGAQYTSKSSMVAYDNLGNKKLLDVYFTNTGAGTWQVSVFDQSKATAGTSFPYTGGALGSANLTFDTTTGKLTGAVDSVSLTVPNGSTFSLDLSALTQLGTGFTVSDAQVNGNAPSTIDKVQISKDGTIYAQYKDGSTKPLYKIPLADVQSPDQLTALPGNVYSQGTESGAVRVGFANEGKLGSIISGALENSNVDIAEELTNMIAAQRSYTANSKVFQTGSDLMDVLVNLKR; this is translated from the coding sequence ATGAGCCTCTACGGGATGATGCGGACCGGCGTTTCCGGCATGAACGCGCAGGCCAACCGTCTGTCGACGACAGCCGACAACATCGCCAATTCCGATACCACCGGCTACAAGCGGTCCTCCGCCGAATTTTCAACGCTGGTCATGCCCTCGACGGGCGGCGCCTATAATTCCGGCGGCATCACCACCACGATCCGGCAGGCGGTCAGCGATCCCGGCGTGCTCCAATACACTACCTCTGTCTCCGACCTTGCCGTCAGCGGCGACGGCTTCTTTGTCGTCCAGGACCCGAGCGGCACGCCTTTCCTGACCCGCGCCGGCGCCTTCGTTCCCGATGGGCAGGGCAGGCTGGTCAACTCGGCCGGCTTCCAGCTGATGGCCTACAGCTACGAAAACGGCGTGCCGGCGGCGACGGTGAACGGTTTTGAAGGATTGGTCCCGGTCGTCATCTCCGACCAGGGAATGACCGCGACCCCGAGCACCGAGGGTCTCTACAGCGGCAACCTGCCCGCAGGCGCGACGCCAGTCGCGGCCGGCAACCTGCCCACCACCAATGCCGCAGGCGCGCAGTACACCTCGAAATCCTCGATGGTCGCCTATGACAATCTCGGCAACAAGAAGCTGCTCGACGTCTATTTCACCAACACCGGCGCCGGCACCTGGCAGGTGTCGGTCTTCGACCAGTCGAAGGCGACCGCCGGAACGTCATTCCCCTACACCGGCGGCGCGCTTGGCTCGGCCAACCTGACCTTCGACACGACCACGGGCAAGCTCACCGGCGCCGTCGACAGCGTCTCGCTCACCGTGCCCAACGGCAGCACCTTTTCACTGGATCTGTCGGCATTGACTCAGCTCGGCACCGGCTTCACGGTTTCGGACGCTCAGGTCAACGGCAACGCGCCGAGCACCATCGACAAGGTGCAGATCAGCAAGGACGGCACCATCTACGCCCAGTACAAGGACGGCTCCACCAAGCCGCTCTACAAGATCCCGCTGGCCGATGTGCAGAGTCCCGACCAGCTCACCGCGCTGCCCGGCAATGTGTACTCGCAGGGCACCGAATCCGGCGCGGTCCGCGTCGGCTTTGCCAATGAAGGCAAGCTCGGCTCCATCATCTCCGGCGCGCTCGAGAATTCGAACGTCGATATCGCCGAGGAACTGACCAACATGATCGCGGCGCAGCGCAGCTACACCGCCAATTCGAAAGTCTTCCAGACGGGTTCCGACCTGATGGACGTCCTTGTCAACCTGAAGAGATAA
- a CDS encoding response regulator transcription factor, with protein sequence MIVIVDERELVTDGYNSLFDREGIACAGFASGEFGEWVNSAADADLRSVRAFLIGDCREGAISPRQIRDRTGAPVIALSEQHSLENTLRLFESGVDDVIRKPVHIREILARITAIRRRANEDAAFTEIGAMRIFMDGRDPEINGQPLPLPRRERRILEYLASNRGRRVTKTQVFNAIYGIFDEEVEENVVESHISKLRKKLREKLGTDPIDSKRFLGYRLVF encoded by the coding sequence ATGATCGTTATCGTTGACGAGCGAGAGCTCGTGACAGACGGATACAATTCACTTTTTGACCGCGAGGGCATCGCCTGCGCGGGCTTCGCTTCCGGCGAATTCGGCGAGTGGGTGAACTCGGCGGCCGATGCCGATCTGCGCTCGGTCCGGGCCTTCCTCATCGGCGACTGCCGCGAAGGCGCGATCTCTCCGCGCCAGATCCGCGACCGCACCGGAGCCCCGGTGATTGCTCTCAGCGAGCAGCATTCGCTGGAGAACACGTTGCGGCTGTTCGAGAGCGGTGTCGATGACGTCATCCGCAAGCCGGTCCATATCCGAGAGATCCTGGCCCGCATAACAGCCATCCGCCGCCGCGCCAACGAGGATGCCGCCTTTACCGAGATCGGCGCCATGCGCATCTTCATGGATGGCCGCGACCCCGAAATCAATGGCCAGCCGCTTCCCTTGCCGCGCCGTGAGCGCCGCATTCTCGAATATTTGGCAAGCAATCGCGGCCGCCGCGTCACCAAGACCCAAGTATTCAACGCCATCTACGGCATCTTCGACGAAGAGGTCGAGGAGAACGTGGTGGAAAGCCACATCAGCAAGCTGCGCAAGAAGCTGCGCGAGAAGCTGGGCACCGATCCGATCGATTCCAAGCGCTTCCTCGGTTACCGGCTGGTGTTCTGA